The Microcystis aeruginosa NIES-843 sequence CCTATCCCTGGGATGTAACCGCTGTTGAGAGTCATGATCCCTTAGACCTGACAGAAACGCCTTTTTCTCTGTGTGAAGGACTGGAAGCGACGGCGATCGAAGCACAAGCTGATAGATTCTTTAATAGTTTACACCAAAAATTCCCGACAGTTTCCGTTTCACCCCGGTCTAATATCTTTGATAAATTTGCCTCTTTATTGCCGGCCGAACATTTAAATCGTCTAGTAGAAAGCGCTGAAAATCTAGTTAATAGTCAATTAGACAACCTTGATCGCCTTGTTGTTTGTCTTAGCGATCTCTTTCCCCAATGGTCTCCAGAAGATTTACAGGTTTTTGCTCGTCCCTACGCCTATACTATGCGTAATGGCCAGAGCGAAACCAATATAGAAACCGCAAATTGGCAAAGTCTTTCCGAAATTGAACAAATTCGCCGGAGTGCAGCCATTGCCAGCCAGATTTTCCGCGACCTGTCTTCTCCTCAATAGTCATCTCATTTTATTTTGCACGACTACATTAGGTTACACTTCATCTTTATGAGAAACGCTATATCTCTTTATCTGATTTTTTGCTTTTTGTTTCTACCCGTCAGAAAGATTCTATAACTTGTGATTAACTTTGAAAGCACTTTTTAGGGTTGGATGCGTCATCAGACGCATCCTATATTTTCAAAGTTTCTTACCTAAAATGTCGGATGAATGCCCCCGCTAAATTTTTCGACAAGACATCAACCTTTGCGGGGGATGAAATCCGACCAAGATATTAACTGCGAAGCACGATTTTAATACTACCATTTGTAGGTAAACTGTGTTATATTTAATTTATCCAGGGTCGAAGATTAATCAATGCTAGTCGTAGAAGCGAAGCTAAAAAACGGGACACCAGAGCAATATCACCGGCTTGATGAAGCTATCAAAACTTCTCAGTTTGTGCGTAACTCTTGTGTTCGTTATTGGCGGTCCAATAAGGGGACAACCCGTAATGATCTCCAAAAACTTTGCTCGGTACTAGCTAACAATAAAGAGACACCATGGGTTAATAAATTAAACTCACAAGCACGTCAATCGGCTGCTGATAGAGCCTGGCAATCAATTAGTCGGTTTTACCAGAATTGTCATGCTAAGATACTTGGGAAAAAGGGTTTTCCTCGGTTCAAAAAGCATAGTCGTTCGGTTGAATACAAACTAACAGGCTACAAACTATCTGATGATCGACGTAAAATCAGATTTACCGATGGCTTTAAAGCAGGAGAATTTGATTTATGGTGTAGTCAAAAGACCTTAGTTTATTATTCAGAGCAACAGATTAAACGGGTAAGAGTTGTTAGACGTGCTGATGGCTATTATTGTCAGTTTCTCGTGGCTGTAGAACGGCAAGAATACCATAAACCAACGGGACAAATAACAGGAATTGACTTAGGTTTAAAAGAGTTTTATACTGACGCTCAAGGTAATACTGTAGAGAATCCCCGTTATTTAAGAAAGTCAGAAAAACGACTGAAAAAAGCACAAAGGAGATTATCAAAACGATTTCGTCAAGGAAACAAACAGTCTAACAACTATCACAAGCAACGGATAAAAGTAGCTAGGCTTCATCTTAAAGTATCAAGACAACGTAAAGACAAAGCAATTAAAGACGCTTTGGCGTTAGTCCAGTCTAATGATCTGGTAGTTTATGAAGCTTTAAAGGTAAGAAACTTAGTCAAAAACCGTAAGCTGTCTAAGTCGATTTCTGATGCTTCTTGGTATCAATTCACTGAATGGTTGAATTATTTTGCCAAGATTTATCGGATTGTTTGTGTTGCTGTTCCTCCCCATTTCACTAGCCAAGATTGTTCAGTTTGTGGGACGAGAGTTCAAAAAACATTAAGCACTAGAAATCATCAATGTCCTAACTGTAAAACAGTCTTAGATAGGGATCATAATGCAGCAATCAACATTCTTAAAAAAGGGTTGAAATATTTGGGAAATCATCTCAACGGTACTGTTGGGCAAACAGAAACCGACCCAAACGCCTTGGGAGAGTCCGGCCTCTGGATTTTCAGTGGAGACATTGAGAATCTAAGCTGTCTCGTTGAACAAGGAATTTCGGCTCTTCGGTAATTGTTATGCAATGGACGGGGGTTATAAGGGATGGAACCCTTATATAGAAAGGCATTTAGCGATTTTTGTCAATTGTTTTTTATCTAGAGCGAACTAATCAATTAAGTCTCTTGCCAGATAAGGATTTAGTCGATTTATGCCCCCCTATCGAACCATACCAAGTAACGAAGAACCGGAATTTCCGATAGTGATAGGTCAAGAATCCCCCGTCACAGCGTAGCTTGACGGTGGGAGTATGTCAAATTTTGCTGAGAATACGCTGGACTATATCCATTCCTGTGAAGGCTTGCCAGCCAAAAAGACCTAAAATGACGGCATTAAGGGTAATATGGGTGATTCTGGCCAATTCATTGCCTTTTTGCATTAAAGGTACTAAAGCGGCACTGATCGAGATTAAACCCACCATCCCTAAACCCGCCAGCAGATGGGGACCGACAAATAATTTACCGTTATTAATATAAGTCACCGCCATACCCCCGATCGTCCCCAAGACCATTAAAGCGAGGATTAGGGAGCCAATTTGATAGTGTTTAGTGCGAAAATCCTTGGGCAATAATTCTTTTTTTAGGTCTTTATCTGCTGTACGCGTCCGTCGCCATTGTAGCCCCGAATAGAGGGCATAGATAGTTAATCCTAATAAAACCCACATGAGAATGGGATGGCCAAATTGTGACCAAGTTTTTACGGCACTGGGAATCTCGAAGTTCATAGTTGTCTGTTCTCATCAAAGATCGCTTCTTAATAAAAATTAACATGAATCGCTCACTCTTCCTTATTTTTCGGGTGATTATACTTGTCAGACTAGATCAGCAAGATAGCTCACCATCACCACTACTCGCCACTCCCCGCTCTCCTATAGCTTTTAAACAGGATTTAGTAAGAATAATGCCAGAAGCGGCAAAACTAAGGGTTTCAACCTAGACGCAGTTTAGTGATAATTCTTTGACAATAGAGTTGAATTCCTTGCAGCTTGGCTAGGGAGAATTTTGGTTTAATGGGAAGGATCAGTAAAGACATAAAACTCATCCGCAGCAAGCGATAAACAAGGATAGTTAAAGTCGTATGTTTTTCGAGACTGAGAAGATAACTATAGATATTATGAGTTAGTCTTAGATAACCATAGCGACGGGTGATAGAAGATGGTTCATGAATGATTTTAATCTGATTGGTAACAACGACTAAATAGCCTTGATTTGCGTATCTTCGGGAAAAATCAAAGTCTTCGTAGTAGAGAAAGTAATCGGGATCAAAATGGGGACAAGTGGAAAAATTCGAGAAATTAATTAATAAACTGCATCCCGTCACCCAGTCAGGAATAAGATAGGGTTTATCTCCATAGTCTAAGGATTCCTCCACCACGTTAATTGTGCCGATTTTAGCATTAAATTTTCCCCAACCAAACCAGATTTTACCATCCGGTTCGTAAATTTCTGTACCGGCGATGGCAACTTCCGGATATTGCTGAAAAAATTTGCTTGCTTTCTCCAGAGAGTCCGGTAATAAGTAAGCGTCAGGATTAACTAACCAAACGATAGCTTCTCTGTCTTGTTGATAAATCCAATCAAGTCCCAGATTACATCCTTTCCCAAATCCTAAATTTTCCCCCGCTTCAATAATCTTGACTCTTTGCGCTGCTAAAGATTGGATATTTTTATCTTCAGTGGAATTGTTAACAATGATGAGAGTAGCAGATAAGTCATCGTCGAGGGAAGCGATTAAACGCTTAATTAATTCCGCGCAATTGTAGTTAACGGTCAATAGATAAATCATTACAGATAAAAGGTAGAGAATTACTTTTTCTGAAGACGACAGAGATTAAATTTTTCGATTTTGGTGGGAAAGGGTTGACAACTTTGTAAATCAATAACGAGATTTTCCTTCGCTAAATCCCCCACTATATCAGGGGATTTTTTATTAAAGTCCGTCTGGAGAATGTAGAGAGATTCTGGGGGAGTATTAGCAATAAATGTCTCGGCATTTTTTCGCATTAAAGTTCCCTCACTGACTCCAGTATTGCCTTTGAGTCTCACAAAACGAGTCGAAGCGGGAAAATAAGGGACGATAAAAGATGTTCCTTCATCTCCCCAGATAACAATCGTGGAATTTTCGTAGGGTTTTAATGCTTGACTATCGATACCAAAATAATGATCTGACCATCCCATTCTCCACCAATCCATCGGTTTAACCGTAGTGACAATTAAGGAAAATATTACCAAATTTATGATTAATAATGGTTTCTTGCGAGGATAAAGATAGGCAATAATCAAAATAATTAAAGTGGGAGTGATTAATTCTAATGGCATTAGATAACGATAGATAGAAAATCCCACTAACCAAATAGAGTAAGCGGTCAGAGAAAAAGGCAGTAAAAACCCTAAAACTGCACCGTGGGTTAAGTCAGGTTCAGAAGATAGATTGCGCTTAGAAATAGCACGAAAAATAATCACTACTATTAGTAAAATTATCAATAAATAGGTTATAGCTAATCGGCTATCTTGGAAAGGAACCTCAGATACAAGAGTTTGTCTCTGGATAAAATAAATAGGATAAAACAACCATTGCCAGATATCTTTAGGCAAATATTGTATCCCTTTAAAATTGTAGTCGGTTTCGATATAAGGAGATTGAAAGATTTTATTATAGAAGGGAAAAAGAGGATTAGCAAACTTTGTCCACATTAGGATTATCCAATAACCAGCAGTGAGACTAAAACCCACGGCCATTGAGAGAATTGATAGGAGTAAATTGCGTAATTTGTCTGACCAAGAATTAGGTAAAAAATTAATGGCTACCAAAAAGCTAATACCATATAAAGCATTGGTTAATTTAAACCCCGTTGCTAATCCTAATAAGAATCCAGCTAAAAGAATATTTTTAGAGGGAATTGGCAGATTTTTCCCTAAACTACTAACTATAAAAAATAATCCTCCCAGAACGAAAACACTGGTGGTATTATCACCAATACTGGTTCCTAACTCCGAGATATAGGCTGCTCCAAAAATACTGGTAATCGCTGCCGCTATACTTAGAGTTATCCGGTATCTTTCGGAAACTTTATCGAGGGAATGATAGGTAATTAGGTGAACTAACCATTGATTTAACCCGTGAAATCCTCCCATTAAAAACCCCACGACAATCGGAGGCAGTTTCAGATAATAAACAGCGACGAAAAAGGGAACATCAATCAGGGGATTAAAAAAAGTTTGTATCTGTGCGGGTAGGACATCATACTTAAACCTTCCTGTCAATAACATATAGGGATTATAAAAATGATAGTTTCGTAAATCCCAACTAACATCTTGACCTAAAATAACCGAGATAATTCCCAAAGCAACAAAGTAGATAATTGCCCAAAATAAGGGATGAGAAAGTGGAAAACGTTTCAGGGTTGTCATAATTTATTACCTAGTTTTATCAAGTATTTAAGGTGAAATTTTTCTGAGTTTACAGATTGAGTATTTTTCAATAGCATTTATAAAAGGTTG is a genomic window containing:
- a CDS encoding RNA-guided endonuclease InsQ/TnpB family protein, with the translated sequence MLVVEAKLKNGTPEQYHRLDEAIKTSQFVRNSCVRYWRSNKGTTRNDLQKLCSVLANNKETPWVNKLNSQARQSAADRAWQSISRFYQNCHAKILGKKGFPRFKKHSRSVEYKLTGYKLSDDRRKIRFTDGFKAGEFDLWCSQKTLVYYSEQQIKRVRVVRRADGYYCQFLVAVERQEYHKPTGQITGIDLGLKEFYTDAQGNTVENPRYLRKSEKRLKKAQRRLSKRFRQGNKQSNNYHKQRIKVARLHLKVSRQRKDKAIKDALALVQSNDLVVYEALKVRNLVKNRKLSKSISDASWYQFTEWLNYFAKIYRIVCVAVPPHFTSQDCSVCGTRVQKTLSTRNHQCPNCKTVLDRDHNAAINILKKGLKYLGNHLNGTVGQTETDPNALGESGLWIFSGDIENLSCLVEQGISALR
- a CDS encoding DUF4079 domain-containing protein encodes the protein MNFEIPSAVKTWSQFGHPILMWVLLGLTIYALYSGLQWRRTRTADKDLKKELLPKDFRTKHYQIGSLILALMVLGTIGGMAVTYINNGKLFVGPHLLAGLGMVGLISISAALVPLMQKGNELARITHITLNAVILGLFGWQAFTGMDIVQRILSKI
- a CDS encoding glycosyltransferase, translating into MIYLLTVNYNCAELIKRLIASLDDDLSATLIIVNNSTEDKNIQSLAAQRVKIIEAGENLGFGKGCNLGLDWIYQQDREAIVWLVNPDAYLLPDSLEKASKFFQQYPEVAIAGTEIYEPDGKIWFGWGKFNAKIGTINVVEESLDYGDKPYLIPDWVTGCSLLINFSNFSTCPHFDPDYFLYYEDFDFSRRYANQGYLVVVTNQIKIIHEPSSITRRYGYLRLTHNIYSYLLSLEKHTTLTILVYRLLRMSFMSLLILPIKPKFSLAKLQGIQLYCQRIITKLRLG
- a CDS encoding glycosyltransferase 87 family protein; this encodes MTTLKRFPLSHPLFWAIIYFVALGIISVILGQDVSWDLRNYHFYNPYMLLTGRFKYDVLPAQIQTFFNPLIDVPFFVAVYYLKLPPIVVGFLMGGFHGLNQWLVHLITYHSLDKVSERYRITLSIAAAITSIFGAAYISELGTSIGDNTTSVFVLGGLFFIVSSLGKNLPIPSKNILLAGFLLGLATGFKLTNALYGISFLVAINFLPNSWSDKLRNLLLSILSMAVGFSLTAGYWIILMWTKFANPLFPFYNKIFQSPYIETDYNFKGIQYLPKDIWQWLFYPIYFIQRQTLVSEVPFQDSRLAITYLLIILLIVVIIFRAISKRNLSSEPDLTHGAVLGFLLPFSLTAYSIWLVGFSIYRYLMPLELITPTLIILIIAYLYPRKKPLLIINLVIFSLIVTTVKPMDWWRMGWSDHYFGIDSQALKPYENSTIVIWGDEGTSFIVPYFPASTRFVRLKGNTGVSEGTLMRKNAETFIANTPPESLYILQTDFNKKSPDIVGDLAKENLVIDLQSCQPFPTKIEKFNLCRLQKK